In Stenotrophomonas sp. ESTM1D_MKCIP4_1, a single genomic region encodes these proteins:
- a CDS encoding lipocalin family protein — protein sequence MSSIRPFCAVLLALSLGGPALAASDPPSPRASASGASEYGAPINLQRFMGTWYVIGRVPNFIERGHVASVNEYTLREDNKVGIVYRYRDGFGAPQQEVRARASVDADSGNHAWRTWFYRIVPTHSRVLEVAPDYSWAMIGYPGREMAWIFARQPDMDKALYKELAERLRDEYGVNTDKLKRVPQHPDQVGKLGYEVPNVR from the coding sequence ATGTCCTCGATCCGCCCGTTCTGCGCCGTGTTGCTGGCTCTGTCTCTTGGAGGCCCCGCGTTGGCCGCCAGCGACCCGCCGTCGCCGCGCGCCAGCGCATCGGGGGCCTCCGAATACGGCGCACCGATCAATCTGCAGCGCTTCATGGGCACGTGGTATGTGATCGGGCGCGTGCCGAACTTCATCGAGCGCGGCCACGTGGCCAGCGTCAACGAGTACACGCTGCGCGAAGACAACAAGGTCGGCATCGTCTACCGCTACCGCGATGGCTTCGGTGCGCCGCAGCAGGAAGTGCGTGCACGTGCCAGCGTCGACGCCGACAGCGGCAACCACGCCTGGCGCACCTGGTTCTATCGCATCGTGCCGACCCATTCGCGCGTGCTGGAAGTCGCCCCGGACTATTCGTGGGCCATGATCGGCTACCCGGGCCGCGAGATGGCCTGGATCTTCGCCCGCCAGCCCGACATGGACAAAGCGCTGTACAAGGAGCTGGCCGAGCGCCTGCGCGACGAATACGGCGTGAACACCGACAAGCTCAAGCGCGTACCGCAGCACCCCGACCAGGTGGGCAAGCTGGGTTACGAAGTGCCGAACGTACGCTGA
- a CDS encoding methionine ABC transporter permease, which yields MIVATAEGFFRHLDAGKWADIGQATIDTLLMLLGSLPLTLAIGLPLGVLLYLFGAPQMKRRPFAYGVLALVVNLLRSVPFIILMIVLIPVTLFLMGTSLGVRGAIVPLVIGAAPFYARLVETALREVDRGVIEATQAMGATTWQLVTRVLLPEARPGLIAGATVTTVALIGFTAMGGAIGSGGLGDLAFRDGYQRSHTDVALVTVVLLLVLVQLLQMLGDRLVAHYSRK from the coding sequence ATGATCGTCGCCACTGCTGAAGGCTTCTTCCGCCACCTGGATGCGGGCAAATGGGCCGACATCGGCCAGGCCACCATCGACACCCTGTTGATGCTGCTGGGCTCGCTGCCGCTGACCCTGGCCATCGGTCTGCCGCTGGGCGTGCTGCTGTACCTGTTCGGTGCGCCGCAGATGAAACGTCGTCCGTTCGCCTATGGCGTGCTGGCGCTGGTGGTGAACCTGCTGCGTTCGGTGCCTTTCATCATCCTGATGATCGTGCTGATCCCGGTCACCCTGTTCCTGATGGGCACCTCGCTGGGGGTACGCGGTGCGATCGTGCCGCTGGTGATCGGCGCCGCGCCGTTCTATGCGCGCCTGGTGGAAACGGCGCTGCGCGAAGTGGACCGTGGCGTCATCGAAGCGACCCAGGCCATGGGCGCCACCACCTGGCAGCTGGTCACCCGCGTGCTGCTGCCTGAAGCGCGTCCGGGCCTGATTGCCGGTGCGACGGTGACCACCGTGGCCCTGATCGGTTTCACCGCCATGGGCGGTGCCATCGGCTCCGGCGGCCTGGGTGATCTGGCCTTCCGCGATGGCTACCAGCGTTCGCACACCGATGTGGCTCTGGTTACCGTGGTCCTGCTGCTGGTGCTGGTGCAGCTGCTGCAGATGCTCGGCGACCGCCTGGTCGCGCATTACAGCCGCAAATAA
- a CDS encoding methionine ABC transporter ATP-binding protein: protein MIEFQRLHKSYAVAGRQVSALQPLDLTIEAGEVFGIIGHSGAGKSTLIRMINRLEEPSGGRLLIGGEDITALDADGLRALRRRIGMIFQHFNLLSSRTVAGNVAFPLELGGMAKAEIDARVAELLQTVGLQDHAAKYPAQLSGGQKQRVGIARALATRPQILLCDEATSALDPQTTASVLSLLSKINRELGLTIVLITHEMDVIRRVCDRVAVLDAGQLVETGPVTQVFLHPQHPTTRRFVSESEHVDEGTLHRDFDVVGGRIVRLTFLGGDTYEPLLGSVARQTGVDYNILSGRIDRIKDTPYGQLVVALVGGDQSAAQAAFVAAGVHVEELRR, encoded by the coding sequence GTGATCGAGTTCCAGCGCCTGCACAAATCCTATGCCGTTGCCGGCCGCCAAGTGAGCGCGCTGCAACCGTTGGACCTGACCATCGAGGCCGGCGAAGTGTTCGGCATCATCGGCCATTCCGGCGCAGGCAAGTCGACCCTGATCCGCATGATCAACCGCCTGGAAGAACCCAGCGGCGGGCGCCTGCTGATCGGCGGCGAGGACATCACCGCGCTGGATGCCGATGGGCTGCGCGCGCTGCGCCGGCGTATCGGCATGATCTTCCAGCACTTCAACCTGCTGTCCTCGCGCACCGTGGCCGGCAATGTCGCCTTCCCGCTGGAACTGGGCGGCATGGCCAAGGCCGAGATCGACGCGCGCGTGGCCGAGCTGCTGCAGACCGTGGGCCTGCAGGACCATGCCGCGAAGTACCCGGCGCAGTTGTCCGGCGGCCAGAAGCAGCGCGTGGGCATCGCCCGTGCGCTGGCCACCCGCCCGCAGATCCTGCTGTGCGATGAAGCCACCAGTGCGCTGGACCCGCAGACCACCGCGTCGGTGCTGTCGCTGCTGTCGAAGATCAACCGCGAGCTGGGCCTGACCATCGTGCTCATCACCCACGAGATGGATGTGATCCGTCGCGTCTGTGACCGCGTGGCCGTGCTGGATGCTGGCCAGCTGGTGGAAACCGGCCCGGTCACCCAGGTATTCCTGCACCCGCAGCACCCGACCACGCGCCGTTTCGTCAGCGAATCGGAGCATGTGGACGAAGGCACGCTGCACCGTGATTTCGACGTGGTCGGTGGCCGCATCGTGCGCCTGACCTTCCTTGGCGGCGACACCTACGAACCGCTGCTGGGCAGCGTGGCGCGGCAGACCGGCGTCGATTACAACATCCTGTCCGGCCGCATCGACCGGATCAAAGACACCCCGTATGGCCAGCTGGTGGTCGCCCTGGTGGGCGGCGACCAGTCCGCCGCGCAGGCGGCATTCGTGGCCGCCGGCGTGCACGTTGAGGAACTGCGTCGATGA
- a CDS encoding DMT family transporter: MNAQRSPSRAVAWMVAAVACFSLMDAGMKQLSASYPSLEVTFLRGAASLPFVLVWVLASAGPRSLIPRRWGLHLLRGGLGMAMIGCFVFALRDLPLSTAYSIYFVAPLLIAALSVPLLRERVGPRRWVAIGVGLLGVIVVLRPGVGGFISIPGLMVLAAATAYAIAAITVSLLTRTDTSQSMVVWFLVIMAIGAGLLALPGWVPLQLAHAPLIAGMGLAGALGQIALTRAFQLGEASMIAPLEYSGLVWVIGWDLAFWGQLPDGYTWAGAAIIVASGLYLLHRERLNRVQPPKPLDHP; this comes from the coding sequence ATGAACGCGCAACGCTCCCCCTCGCGCGCGGTGGCCTGGATGGTTGCCGCCGTGGCCTGCTTCTCGCTGATGGATGCCGGCATGAAACAGCTGTCGGCCAGCTACCCCTCGCTGGAAGTCACGTTCCTGCGCGGTGCGGCCTCGCTGCCCTTCGTGCTGGTCTGGGTGCTGGCCAGCGCCGGCCCGCGCTCGCTCATTCCCCGCCGCTGGGGCCTGCATCTGCTGCGTGGCGGGCTGGGCATGGCGATGATCGGCTGCTTCGTGTTCGCCCTGCGCGACCTGCCGCTGTCCACCGCCTACAGCATCTACTTCGTCGCCCCGCTGTTGATCGCCGCGCTGTCGGTGCCTTTGCTGCGCGAACGGGTGGGGCCGCGGCGCTGGGTGGCCATCGGCGTCGGTCTGCTGGGGGTGATCGTGGTGCTGCGGCCGGGCGTGGGTGGCTTCATTTCCATCCCCGGCCTGATGGTGCTGGCGGCGGCGACGGCCTACGCCATTGCCGCGATCACGGTGAGCCTGCTCACCCGTACCGATACCTCGCAGTCGATGGTGGTCTGGTTCCTGGTCATCATGGCCATCGGCGCCGGCCTGCTGGCATTGCCGGGCTGGGTGCCACTGCAGCTGGCCCATGCGCCGCTGATCGCGGGCATGGGCCTGGCGGGTGCGCTGGGGCAGATCGCCCTGACCCGTGCCTTCCAGCTGGGCGAGGCGTCGATGATCGCGCCGCTGGAATACAGCGGCCTGGTCTGGGTGATCGGCTGGGATCTGGCCTTCTGGGGCCAGCTGCCCGATGGCTACACCTGGGCCGGCGCGGCGATCATCGTGGCCTCGGGCTTGTACCTGCTGCACCGCGAGCGCCTGAACCGGGTGCAGCCGCCGAAGCCGCTGGATCATCCCTGA
- a CDS encoding YajQ family cyclic di-GMP-binding protein, protein MPSFDVVSEVDTHELTNAIDQANRELATRFDFKGVEAKFERDGDVINQSAPTEFQLKQMNDILRARLAARGIDVLSLEFGDIETNLAQARQKITVKQGIEQKIAKKIAAALKEAKLKVESQINGDKLRVQGKKRDDLQDAIAVLKAGKFELPLQFNNFRD, encoded by the coding sequence ATGCCTTCCTTCGACGTCGTGTCCGAAGTCGACACCCACGAACTGACCAACGCCATCGACCAGGCCAACCGCGAACTGGCCACCCGCTTCGACTTCAAGGGCGTTGAAGCGAAGTTCGAGCGCGATGGCGATGTCATCAACCAGTCCGCGCCGACCGAGTTCCAGCTCAAGCAGATGAACGACATCCTGCGCGCCCGGCTGGCTGCACGCGGCATCGACGTGCTGAGCCTGGAGTTCGGCGATATCGAGACCAACCTGGCCCAGGCCCGGCAGAAGATCACCGTCAAGCAGGGCATCGAGCAGAAGATCGCCAAGAAGATCGCCGCCGCGCTGAAGGAAGCCAAGCTGAAGGTGGAAAGCCAGATCAACGGCGACAAGCTGCGCGTGCAGGGCAAGAAGCGCGACGATCTGCAGGACGCCATCGCCGTATTGAAGGCCGGCAAGTTCGAGCTGCCGCTGCAGTTCAACAATTTCCGCGATTGA
- a CDS encoding helix-turn-helix domain-containing protein, translating into MMATTVGQQQLVAARAAFAEGDAQSLDLLPLPLQHSWQRSRAAGVQPGQEPYYPPLQGTGHRLSTAEDRRLARCVQPELEQLWAAFGGRGWTMFCANRDGLVIAQQAHGLEDAPLLRPIQVGRRMSEAEIGTTAPAVSVADDVPALVRGNEHYLQRFAPVFCLSEPLHDLDGQVCGAIDITGLGERDPALLQGYFRQAALASENRLFQSLGDVHLLAVQHDPRWLASPLQGLLAVQDDGQVRAANRVARRLLGLPRRGALPLLSIEGVFAGASAAQRRRLLQPGPAHRVRLGEGSAVYLQHLRAPRAPRVRTVAPAATQHAPLRDQQREAARRAAQAAEGNLSLAARQLGISRTTLYKLLRN; encoded by the coding sequence ATGATGGCCACCACAGTCGGGCAACAACAGCTGGTCGCCGCGCGCGCGGCGTTCGCCGAAGGCGATGCGCAGTCATTGGACCTGCTGCCCTTGCCGCTGCAGCATTCGTGGCAGCGTTCGCGCGCGGCCGGCGTGCAGCCGGGGCAGGAGCCGTACTACCCGCCGCTGCAGGGCACGGGCCATCGCTTGAGCACTGCCGAAGACCGTCGGCTCGCGCGCTGCGTGCAGCCCGAGCTGGAACAGCTGTGGGCTGCGTTCGGGGGCCGTGGCTGGACGATGTTCTGTGCCAACCGGGACGGCCTGGTGATTGCGCAGCAGGCCCATGGCCTGGAGGACGCGCCGCTGCTGCGGCCCATCCAGGTGGGGCGGCGGATGAGCGAAGCCGAGATCGGCACCACGGCGCCTGCCGTCAGCGTGGCCGATGACGTACCCGCGCTGGTGCGTGGCAACGAGCATTACCTGCAGCGTTTCGCGCCGGTGTTCTGCCTGAGCGAACCGCTGCACGATCTGGATGGCCAGGTGTGCGGGGCGATCGACATCACCGGGCTGGGCGAGCGTGATCCGGCGCTGCTGCAGGGCTACTTCCGGCAGGCCGCGCTGGCCAGCGAGAACCGCCTGTTCCAGAGCCTGGGCGATGTGCATCTGCTGGCCGTGCAGCACGATCCGCGCTGGTTGGCCTCGCCGCTGCAGGGCCTGCTGGCGGTGCAGGACGACGGTCAGGTGCGGGCTGCCAACCGCGTGGCGCGGCGCCTGCTGGGCCTGCCACGAAGGGGGGCGCTGCCCCTGCTGTCCATCGAAGGCGTGTTTGCTGGCGCCAGTGCCGCGCAGCGGCGCCGGTTGCTGCAGCCGGGCCCGGCGCATCGGGTGCGGCTGGGCGAGGGCAGTGCGGTCTATCTGCAACATCTGCGGGCACCGCGCGCGCCGCGGGTGCGCACTGTGGCACCTGCAGCGACGCAGCATGCCCCGTTGCGGGACCAGCAGCGCGAAGCGGCGCGGCGTGCGGCGCAGGCGGCCGAGGGCAATCTCAGCCTGGCCGCCCGCCAGCTGGGTATTTCGCGCACCACGTTGTACAAGCTGCTGCGCAATTGA
- a CDS encoding NAD(P)-dependent alcohol dehydrogenase: MSDNNATREITAAVVRGKEQPFVIEQARLRGPQDDEVLVKVVATGLCHTDLIVRDQYYPVPLPAVLGHEGAGIVEAVGPNVRDLKVGDHVVLTYGACGHCNPCRGGHGAYCKDFFGLNFGGDDGHGHTAITDAQGQPLHDHFFAQSSFATFAIAREINAIKVPDDAPLELLGPLGCGIQTGAGAVLNSLKVRSGSSFASYGAGAVGLSAVMAAKVAGATTIIAIDVVPSRLELALELGATHVVNSREVDVIEAVRAITGGGADFALESTGRPEVLSAGIEALGGLGMMGVVGAPKLGTTASFDVNNLLLGGRSIRGIVEGDSVPQVFIPQLVTLYQQGRFPFDKLVKFYPLEQINQAAEDSTKGITLKPILRIAA, translated from the coding sequence ATGAGCGACAACAACGCAACGCGTGAGATCACCGCCGCCGTGGTACGCGGCAAGGAACAGCCCTTTGTCATCGAACAGGCGAGGCTGCGTGGCCCGCAGGACGACGAGGTATTGGTGAAGGTCGTGGCTACCGGTCTCTGCCATACCGATCTGATCGTGCGCGACCAGTACTATCCCGTGCCGCTGCCGGCGGTGCTGGGCCATGAAGGCGCCGGCATCGTCGAAGCGGTGGGCCCGAACGTACGCGACCTGAAGGTGGGCGACCACGTGGTGCTGACCTACGGCGCCTGCGGCCACTGCAATCCCTGCCGCGGTGGCCACGGTGCCTACTGCAAGGATTTCTTCGGGCTCAACTTCGGCGGCGACGATGGCCACGGCCACACCGCCATCACCGATGCGCAGGGCCAGCCGCTGCATGATCATTTCTTCGCGCAGTCCTCGTTTGCCACGTTTGCCATCGCGCGCGAGATCAACGCGATCAAGGTGCCTGACGATGCGCCGCTGGAGCTGCTGGGCCCGCTGGGCTGCGGCATCCAGACCGGTGCCGGTGCGGTGCTCAATTCGCTGAAGGTGCGCTCGGGCAGCAGCTTCGCCAGCTACGGTGCCGGTGCGGTGGGCCTGAGTGCGGTGATGGCGGCCAAGGTGGCCGGTGCCACCACCATCATCGCCATCGACGTGGTGCCGTCGCGCCTGGAGCTGGCGCTGGAACTGGGCGCCACCCACGTGGTCAACAGCCGCGAGGTGGATGTGATCGAGGCGGTGCGGGCGATCACCGGCGGCGGTGCGGATTTCGCGCTGGAATCCACCGGTCGCCCGGAGGTGCTGTCGGCCGGCATCGAGGCGCTGGGCGGGCTGGGCATGATGGGCGTGGTGGGTGCGCCGAAGCTGGGCACCACCGCCAGCTTCGATGTGAACAACCTGCTGCTGGGCGGGCGCAGCATCCGTGGCATTGTCGAAGGTGACAGCGTGCCACAGGTGTTCATCCCGCAGCTGGTGACGCTGTACCAGCAGGGCCGCTTCCCGTTCGACAAGCTGGTGAAGTTCTACCCGCTGGAACAGATCAACCAGGCGGCCGAGGACAGCACCAAGGGCATCACCCTGAAGCCGATCCTGCGCATCGCCGCATGA
- a CDS encoding benzaldehyde dehydrogenase: protein MTASSPWLPDELWSGAFFDGQWQAAAQRQPVIEPATGQTLGEVGLADAAQVATSAATAAQAQQAWAAAPYEQRAQVLRQAARLAEENIDTLVDWLVRESGSTRLKAGFEAKVTIKALQEAAALPSRSTGEILPSEPGRLSLARRRPLGVVGVISPFNFPLYLAMRAVAPAIALGNAVVLKPDPRTAVCGGAVIARLFEQAGLPAGVLHMLPGDGAAGAALTSDPHVAMIQFTGSTAAGRKVGEAAGKHLKKVSLELGGKNSLIILDDADLDLAVANTAWGVYLHQGQICMATGRVLVHRKIHAAFLEKLVAKARSLKVGDPAREDVAIGPLINATQRDHAARVVADAVKAGATLEAGGTHQDLFFAPTVLGNVAVDNPAFNEEIFAPVAVVVPFDDDDQAVQLANDSEYGLSMAIVSSNVGRALKLGERLRTGLLHINDQTVNDEVINPFGGVGASGNGTSIGGPANWEEFTQWQWLTVKGEAPAYPI, encoded by the coding sequence ATGACTGCATCTTCCCCTTGGCTGCCGGACGAACTCTGGTCCGGCGCCTTCTTCGACGGCCAGTGGCAGGCCGCCGCACAGCGCCAGCCGGTGATCGAACCGGCCACCGGCCAGACCCTGGGCGAGGTCGGCCTGGCCGACGCCGCGCAGGTCGCCACGTCGGCCGCCACCGCTGCACAGGCGCAGCAGGCCTGGGCTGCCGCGCCGTACGAGCAGCGCGCCCAAGTGCTGCGCCAGGCCGCGCGCCTGGCTGAAGAGAACATCGACACGCTGGTGGACTGGCTGGTGCGCGAAAGCGGTTCGACCCGCCTGAAGGCCGGCTTCGAGGCCAAGGTGACCATCAAGGCGCTGCAGGAAGCCGCCGCGCTGCCCTCGCGCAGCACGGGTGAAATCCTGCCCTCCGAGCCGGGCCGGCTGAGCCTGGCCCGCCGTCGCCCGCTGGGCGTGGTCGGGGTCATCTCGCCGTTCAACTTCCCGCTGTACCTGGCCATGCGTGCGGTGGCGCCTGCCATCGCGCTGGGCAATGCCGTGGTGCTCAAGCCCGACCCGCGCACGGCCGTGTGCGGCGGCGCGGTCATCGCGCGCCTGTTCGAGCAGGCCGGGCTGCCGGCGGGCGTGCTGCACATGCTGCCCGGCGATGGCGCGGCAGGGGCTGCGCTGACCAGCGACCCGCACGTGGCAATGATCCAGTTCACCGGTTCCACCGCCGCCGGCCGCAAGGTGGGCGAAGCGGCCGGCAAGCACCTGAAGAAGGTTTCGCTGGAACTGGGCGGCAAGAACTCGCTGATCATCCTCGACGATGCCGACCTCGACCTGGCCGTGGCCAACACCGCCTGGGGCGTGTACCTGCACCAGGGCCAGATCTGCATGGCCACCGGCCGCGTGCTGGTGCACAGGAAGATCCACGCCGCTTTCCTGGAAAAGCTGGTGGCCAAGGCCAGGTCGCTGAAGGTCGGCGACCCGGCGCGCGAAGACGTGGCGATCGGCCCGCTGATCAACGCCACCCAGCGCGACCATGCCGCCCGCGTGGTGGCCGATGCGGTGAAGGCCGGTGCGACGCTGGAAGCCGGTGGCACCCACCAGGACCTGTTCTTCGCGCCCACCGTGCTTGGCAACGTGGCGGTGGACAATCCGGCGTTCAACGAAGAGATCTTCGCGCCGGTGGCGGTGGTGGTGCCGTTCGACGATGACGACCAGGCCGTGCAGCTGGCCAATGACAGCGAATACGGCCTGTCGATGGCCATCGTGTCCAGCAATGTCGGCCGTGCGCTGAAGCTGGGCGAGCGCCTCCGCACCGGCCTGCTGCACATCAACGACCAGACCGTGAACGACGAAGTGATCAATCCCTTCGGTGGCGTTGGCGCGTCCGGCAACGGCACCAGCATCGGTGGCCCGGCCAACTGGGAAGAGTTCACGCAGTGGCAGTGGCTGACCGTCAAGGGCGAAGCGCCCGCCTACCCGATCTGA
- a CDS encoding DUF1415 domain-containing protein: MTDTALPTDDPIAATRLWLERIVIGLNLCPFAKAVYVKDQVRFVLSDATTPEALVEQLAEELVLLRDTPAEQIDTTLIVHPQVLTDFLDYNDFLDNADAAIEALDLQGILQVASFHPDYQFDGVAADDASNYTNRAPFPTLHLLREDSVERAVEAFPDPDVIVERNIQTLDRIGVAGWHRRLRGEDLS, from the coding sequence ATGACCGATACCGCCCTGCCCACCGACGACCCGATCGCCGCCACCCGCCTGTGGCTGGAGCGCATCGTGATCGGCCTGAACCTGTGCCCGTTCGCCAAGGCGGTCTACGTGAAAGACCAGGTCCGCTTCGTGCTGAGCGATGCGACCACGCCCGAAGCGCTGGTGGAACAGCTGGCCGAAGAACTGGTGCTGCTGCGCGACACCCCGGCCGAGCAGATCGACACCACGCTGATCGTGCATCCGCAGGTGCTGACCGATTTCCTCGACTACAACGATTTCCTCGACAACGCCGACGCGGCGATCGAGGCGCTGGACCTGCAGGGCATCCTGCAGGTGGCCAGCTTCCACCCGGATTACCAGTTCGATGGCGTGGCTGCCGACGATGCCAGCAACTACACCAACCGCGCGCCCTTCCCCACCCTGCACCTGCTGCGCGAAGACAGCGTGGAACGTGCGGTGGAGGCCTTCCCGGACCCGGATGTGATCGTCGAGCGCAACATCCAGACCCTGGACCGCATCGGCGTGGCCGGCTGGCACCGCCGCCTGCGCGGGGAAGACCTGTCGTGA
- a CDS encoding SDR family oxidoreductase, with amino-acid sequence MSAAPPIAAWPATPLHGKVVLVTGGANGIGRGIAQAVLGAGGRVLIGDLDVEAGQACLDEWQRGDDAAFQRLDIADEASVRAFIGVAQQRFGRIDGLVNNAGIAGPHGTTVQDMDWDEWQRRLSSLHGAFLCSKHALPALMASKAGSIINVASTRAWQSEANSEAYAAAKGGLVAFTHALAISASPAVRVNSISPGWIGTTAWQAPSRRHPPQYSATDHGQHPVGRVGEPEDIGALAVYLLSSLSGFSTGQDFIVDGGMTRKMIYAD; translated from the coding sequence GTGAGCGCGGCCCCGCCCATTGCAGCCTGGCCGGCCACACCGCTGCACGGCAAAGTGGTGCTGGTCACCGGCGGCGCCAACGGCATCGGTCGTGGCATTGCGCAAGCCGTGCTGGGCGCCGGCGGCCGCGTGCTGATCGGCGATCTGGACGTGGAAGCGGGGCAGGCCTGCCTGGACGAATGGCAGCGTGGCGACGATGCCGCGTTCCAGCGCCTGGACATCGCCGACGAGGCCAGCGTGCGTGCCTTCATCGGGGTGGCACAGCAGCGTTTCGGCCGCATCGACGGCCTGGTCAACAACGCCGGCATCGCCGGGCCGCACGGCACCACGGTGCAGGACATGGACTGGGACGAGTGGCAACGACGCTTGTCCTCGCTGCACGGCGCGTTCCTGTGCAGCAAGCACGCGCTGCCGGCACTGATGGCCAGCAAGGCCGGTTCGATCATCAACGTGGCCTCCACCCGCGCCTGGCAGTCGGAAGCCAACAGTGAAGCCTATGCAGCGGCCAAGGGCGGGCTGGTGGCGTTCACCCATGCACTGGCGATCAGCGCCAGCCCGGCGGTACGGGTGAACAGCATCAGCCCCGGCTGGATCGGCACCACGGCCTGGCAGGCGCCGTCGCGCCGGCACCCACCGCAGTATTCGGCCACCGACCACGGCCAACACCCGGTCGGCCGCGTGGGCGAACCCGAGGACATCGGCGCACTGGCGGTCTACCTGCTGTCGTCGCTGTCCGGCTTCAGCACCGGCCAGGATTTCATCGTCGACGGCGGCATGACCCGGAAGATGATCTACGCCGATTGA